gcaggcttccagacaaaaatattCTGCCCACTTTTACTCGCCGGCACCTAATGCAAAATTTCTCTTGTTTTAACAGCACCAACCAATTCctgtactaaatcagagttccaattattatttagccagcaatccttcatacacagtttcttgttcaaaatattctTAGTGCTCACAAATAACGGGCCTAATGACAGTCACCTGTCGATGAAAGACTTGCAAACATTTTTCATATCTGCTGCATAGTCTATCTAAGCCAAATCTAATACAATTCTCCATATTTACTTGCAAGAAAATGAGGCTGAATTTCACCATATCTATTATGTTCTAAATTTTCTTATGTTACATTTTGGGACAAATGCTTAATTCTTCACATTTTATTCTTTTTGTCAATTTTTGTATTacgaacaaatatatatattatatctctGTGTGTTGTGGGGGGCGGGGGGGAACTACAAACCAGATATTTTACTTCATTAGGCTAAATTTACTCTAACAACTCACTGAGCAATGCATTCCTTACAGTAACTTTCATCATTGCTGTCCCTTTTAGGCACGGTGCGAATTTGTGttcttatatatttaatttttgctATATGTTTAATAATAGAGTACCATTGAACAAGTGTATGAATTATTGAGTATATGtacaaaataaatattatatcaCTTGTATAACTATAATATACATAACTAAAATCACGAAAACATGATTAAGCAATAGTATCGGGGCCTTTAGCTATTGTTTTTTGAGAGATATTCAGTCATAGCTGTTCTTGTATAAGAGTTCACTGTTACCCAGATTAAtcaaaatttatatttcttaCTTGGTATAACTTGTTACATGGGTTGTGAAGTAAGCCCACTCGATCCAAGATGAGTGCTCTCATATTCCGACTTTCCTAGATCCTCCAGTAAAACTTGAACTCTATTGTTAGTATACTCAAGTAATTCAAGCTTGACTCAATTTTATAGAATGAGCAGAATGCAAATAGCTCGTGCATCAGttcaattcacttgcaactttaaTTGAGTagcttctaatttttcttttcttttacatATTTATGATAAGCTTTAGagagtaaaaattatttttctccaTCAACTAGTAAAAATACATGCATTATTATATAGGATATTATTATTTCAACTACTATCGTTCTTTAGTACTAGTTAATTTATATAATCCTAATTTACTCTATTTCTTCAACTCCATTTTGTATTTTGTTcattatgattatgattatgattatgttttgcggatttataaaaaataaaaagagaaaagcaCATATTCTTAACtatacaaaatttcaaaaaaaaaaaaagaaaaaaggaaaaaaaaattacaagatttttttatttgccttaaaaaaaaaaagttgaatggATCAGCTGTGGCCTGTCCCCTGTGGTCCTCAATTGCAATCACCTCACGTAAAAAATAACCGACATTTTCGTGCTGCCACGTGTACGCTTTCATCGCATATAACTGATGGAAGAACCGCTCCACTtcccaaaaattttattttaataatagaTAAAGGAGGAGGGGCTCACCGAATGAAAAACGTGTATGGCTGTGATTGGCCCACTCCCATTCTGTGGTCTATATCATCAACGGTCACATTCTCCCTAAAGGCTCCATCGGCAACAGGATCCGACGGTCACCATCGAATCGGCGGTTGCCGCCCTACGGTAGGTCTGCTTCCCCGTGGACTAGGCATGTAGGGGAGTAGATGACCGCAACGGTTGTCGGCAAAATACTAGaagatttttaatttaaataaataaaaattaaacactttaaaaaaatacttacccaaaaaacaaacaaataaataattaaataaagtagCCGTTACTTCTCCACTCTATAAAATGCAGCGGAAACTTCAAGGGCCGGCTCACCCAAATAATACCTGACCAATACCTGACCCTCCGATCATATCTAGGGTTCTAATAGTTCGATCCGCTTCttcctacttcttcttcttcttcttcttcttcttttacatATCAGAAAATTTTGATCAGAAAATTTTGATTCTTGTATGTTTTTGTCTTTTGGCATCaaagatttatttttcatttatgatCGGTCGTTTCTGCGGAACTACCTAAATTTCCGTGTctgcaggtttttttttttgggctatgaaattttggttttgtcgatctatttttaattttttttatgtataaataaagctttttttttttatagtttttttttttgttgaaaactTTTGTGTAGCGATTGGCAGAAATCTGTAAGGATTTCCCGCAGGTACAGCAATTGATTAATCTTTCTGAAATTCAAGGCTGTTGATCGTGTTATTTGAGATCGATCATCGCCTATTTTCCATCTCCCCTAATCGATCCTCGCTTTGTTTGATTTTCCAGTAGACATTTCCTTTGAAATCAGCTGATaacatatatatttacaataaTATATAGATCAATCGGTTCATTTATATGGAGGCGATTCTTGTGCCTTCTTCTCCAGATCAATCAATCTCTCCTAATTATAAGCAAATCAGAAACCCTAAAAGGAACGCGCGCCCTCTCATTTCCAGACCTTTTGAAAATGCTCACGGTGGTGGTCTGTTGCACGCCCCGCCGCACTCTCTCTCGTTCTCCCTCCCTCTGCCGATCAATAATCCGCTGAATCGCCACCGCAACCACCAGCAGAAACCGCCACTCCTTCCTCTTCCGATCTCCCAATCTCTCCCTTCCCGGAGCCCTCCCACGAATAGAAAAATCAACAAATCCCTAACTCCAGCCAAGAAATCCAAGCCGTCCATCAGCCCTAAAAAATCTGATTCCAGGGATCTGAAAAGATCATCAACAAAAGGAGCATCCGATATCGGATCTCTCAACCGGTTGGGACCTGACCCGAGCGATCTTCCGGAAAACATGTCGAGAATATTCTCGTCGTCGTCGTCTTTGGAGACGTTCTCGGGTTCCGTGTTCCCACTGATTTCTCCTCCTCCGAGCAGCTTGCCGTTGCCGAAGTTCTCCGTCAGGCCTAAGCTGAGCTGCAACGCGGAGGCATCCGGCGGAGTAGACGCCGGGGCGACGGACAATCTCCGGCGGCTGTTGCGACTCCGGTGACGTGTTCGTACCTGGTTTAAATGAACTGCCACTGTTACTGCGAAGGTTGGCGAAGTTTAGGTTTATATGTAAATAAAGGCATAACCGAGGGTATGCTTTGTCCATgagttttttatttctttatttttatttttatttttgtttttgggtttgtCTGGGAAGTTTTTGTGGGCACTGCCtgtgtttttttaaaaaagtggGGTGCCCAAAAATAAAAGATAACCAGCTGTACTGGGGTTTGTTTGACGAGGTGGCTCTGGAGTTTTTCCTCTTATTTACATTGTTTTTTCCTTTAATGTATTTGCAAACATAATGTAGTTAAgttatgaaataataataataataattattattatatgcagTTTTTAAGCCTTAATGCATTCTCAAATTCCAAAAATAGGTGTTGTTAGCACATTATTTGGGAAATCACATTGTTAAAAAAAATGGCAAAGAAAAACACTTGACAAAAGAGGGGTCTCCACGACTAGATCACGAGGATCATAAAATTATGcttgtaaaattttaaaacaatacttagaattaaaattttgattaggCTATTGAAAATAGATATTGGTCACATAAAGCTACAAACAAATTAAGCCGAGTTGAGCTTCAGAAAGTTGGGCTACAAACGAGCTAAGTCGAATCGAGCTTGGCTCGGTTCAAGATTAAGAAAATGGCTCAGGCTCGAGCTTCAAGCTCGCTCAAGTTGGATTCATTTGTTAGCTTGTCTTTCCTTAGGTGCGATTGGGTCAACTTAATAAGCAATTAACAAGTTTAATAAGTCGAGCCGACAAGTCGAAACAAGTCAAACTTAAAAATTGAACTTGAAACTCTCTCATTAACCCAAACTAACACTTGCTATAAGCAATTCAATTTATTTGCAGCGTAAATGAATTCAAATAAGATTGCAATTTTGCGATTTTATATCGAGTTTGTATGCGATTTTGGATCGTTTGGAAAAATTTGGATAGTAGGATTTTTTGAATCACAATTTTGATAATCATGACTTAAATAcataaaatactaatattttgcaTATAATGACGATGATGCTTCCTAAAATTGACTAACATCATTCTTCCTAAACTTTTACTACAATGGCGATCAATATTTTTTTGGGGGGTCAATTTTTATTGTAATTCTATATTTGGAAACATTGATTTCCAATGTTGGATTTTGATATTtgtgatttttcaaataaaaccaaTAAAAAATTGTATTAAGTTTAACATCATTCTTCCTAAACTTTTACTACAATGgcaatgaatattttttttggggggtcaATTTTTGTTGTAATTCTATATTTGGAAACATTGATTTCCAATGTTGGATTTTGATATTtgtgatttttcaaataaaaccaataaaaaattgtattaagtttttttttcttttttaatactaagGAGTCTAAGTCCAAAACTCATATTTCCAAACATTACTTTAACCTTGTGTTTGGAGACACCATAGATTTGGATTTACATTGGATTTGGAGAAGatgtaataaaaaattatattaaaattttgtcCAAATCTAATTCATGTTCCCAAACACAATGTAAATGATTTTTAACTGAAGAAAGTTTGagcaaaaaatttatttcaaatggTTTTGTTATTTTTTGCGATTTGTAATCTCAtccaaatattttatatttttcctaaatgtttaaaaataaaaaaatgttggATTTTGATATTtgtgatttttcaaataaaaccaataaaaaattgtattaagttttttttttttcttttttaatactaagAAGTCTAAGTCCGAACTCCAAAACTCATATTTCCAAACATTACTTTAACCTTGTGTTTGGAGACACCATAGATTTGGATTTACATTGGATTTGGAGaagatataataaaaaattatattaaaatttgtccaaatctaaTTCATGTTCCCAAACACAATGTAAATGATTTTTAACTGGAGAAAGTTTGagcaaaaaatttatttcaaatggTTTTGTTATTTTTTGTGATTTGTAATCTCAATAAACATTTAAtccaaatattttatatttttcttaaatgtaaaaaaaaaaaaaaaaaagctattttcgcaattttatctttaaaaaactaaaaatagaaaaatgaatgAACCTATTTGATTAGTGCAAATACTGGGCAGTAAAAAATATTTCCAAGTTTGCAAACAAAATAAAGCTAAGGAATAAAAATCATTAGTGCCTTTTCCATCTTTCAGCACAATTTATTAAATGTTAAAAGGATTTTATTAGACATATTTCATAGATTCCAATGGCATTGAAACATTATTCAATGTTAAATCGAAATTTGGCTTACGAGTTATTCTTTGAAATAAGAAagaatataatttaatttttaaaaatcaagaaaatagttctCTCTTGGTTGTCTTTTTCAGCTAATTTTATCAATTCATCAATTACAAAATGTTCGGTTTGCCGAAGGGAATGAGATAAGACATAATTGtaatgaaaatttaattaaatgtTACGATAAAATTAAGTGAAAAATTCAATTCTATTTTTCCTGATTTCTTTCTATTACATACTTAACGTGTaaagagaagatggttggagcaaAAATGTAATCATGCATAAATTATTAGAGAAGGAGACCATGTTGATGCCACCATAAgttgaattaaaagaaaattactAAAAGGCCCCAGTGCATAAGCTCAGGTGGTAAGGAGGTTCACCGGATGGCCTTAGACATCTGCGATTTACCCTACTACCTGCAATGCACATCTGCGATTTACCTCCTACGTATTGGCTGAGGGCATAGCTGGCGTAAGCGTGAGATTAGTCTGGCGCACATGCCTAGGAAACTCGGcgtattcaaaaaaaaaaaaaatactaaaaaaactTGTGGGTGATTATCTTGCTTCATATTATTCTTTAGTGAATTTAcatttgaatttaatatttttactaCCAAATATATTTATGATGCATTTGGAAGTATTAATTTCAAGCCTAAGATTAAATTTAGgataaatttagataaattttaatataattttgtgttatatcttatccaaattcatacaaatttaattcaaaacctctttcaaacataaaattattatataaaatttatttacctttataaatttattatttaaaattattattattatcgtcatcaattaatatatatattttttgaatacAACAATCCTTTAAATACTACCTAATTCTCTTCGTTAATTAGCACATTCCTTGTAATCTACTCTCTCCAATCTCTCCTATCCTTTCCTAATTTTCCCCTCGACTGGGCTCTTACCCCGTCTCTCAACGGCCTTATCGGGCTCGGGTCCAAAGATATTGAGCTTACCTGaaactttaaaattttcaaagatctgtcataagatttcaaaaattgtaaaaACCTTTGTGATATTTGTCAAAAACACATAAATCTCTcattatattttgcaaaaaataaGTCTTTGAGCAGagatttatatatttttgttaaACCTTAAGGAGGTATgtaacatttttgaaatctcatatAAGGTTCTTATCTTTTCGTCAAATTTCAATGGAGGTTAATGTCTTTTGCCCACCTTTTAATAGttgaaaagtttaaaattaaaaatatcttaaaaaataaattatataatcaAATTGAACTAGCTAATTAACATTGGACTTCTTAAAATTCTTTTATCTATTGCTATTTTATgcacaaattttaaatttaaggtaaAAATTTTATCCACAAATTTTTGCTTGCTTGAGGTTTAGCAAAAAGATAGAGGTCTCTCCCGATATTTCAAAAGTCTAATCGACCtctcttgaaattttaaaaatatagcaaACTTTTCTTAAGCgttgtcaaaaagatacaaatcttgtttcaaattttttttttttttaaatataaaatgctTTGTGTCTTTCTTAAAAATCTCACAGTAAGttataaaaatttttgaaatctcttgAGAGAATCTTTAGATTTTTTAAATCTCAAGAAGGTCGTTGTCTTTTTGTTAAATTTAAAGAAAGTGGGTATCTTTTGTCCTTAAATTTAAGAACCTATTAatttcattctttattttttgttgcCATATACCATGAGCTTATCATGCATTTATacattaatattattaatttaactATTTTAAATGAGTATTATTACATGTACAACTTGCTTGTCATGTAAAATCATCTGCAAACATATTTCACATATTATAAACCAGACAAATGAGTTGAGTAAACTAAATATAAAGTGATCAACtacatataaaattttatttcaaacaCATGCCAATCATgtgtaatttttaattaataatataattttgtttgaaattttttaaaaataaaaggtaTTCATCTCTCATGAGATTAGATAAaaagataataatttatttataaattttaaaaattataagaattttcctaagatttcaaaaattacaCTGGCAAACATttttcaagacaaattttttcaAGAGTATcacaaaaatcaaatgttaaagAAAGCTTgtgaaaaatttaaattcttgagaatgttgggaattaacaacaaattttCGAAAtatgtgagaaacaaaatagaaaaagaatacacgctaaagaaaaatcaatcacatgcacaagacaatatttacttGGTTCGGCAATTTTACTTACGTCCacagagttgcagggatttcactattatcaagaagaaaaataccgagagtgcggcggtacaatactctctctcttgctctctcgcgaagtgtgaccacttccctaatcacccaaaaacaatcattttatatgctgcgcacagggttccgaatgggctacaaaacgggcccaatccttcgctccatggactaaaccTTAGGAtcgaaatctctcattaaagaaaagttgggtcatcatctagattgaacgcaactaggctccacaaaagcccaataGAGAAaagtttatgattttttttttgaaatcttagACTTACTCTTTGCTCTTTTCACAAAATCTCGAGAAAAATTAGTATCTTTTGTCCAAATTTTTAAGTCTTGAGctatgtagagacctgaagaattatagtaattaagtaaataaaagaaacgagtggatttttcaaaagggactcagtagggtctcattgacgaaagCAGAGCGCTCGTTGACGAGcagccttcttgggctcgtcgacatgaactcgtgtctcgtcgacaaCAACTTACCGATAGGGGTTTAGCGGAGCctaaattttgtcaacgaaggttacgagttcatcgatgaactaccttcatggactcgtcgacgaggtgacgtgtctcgtcgacgaatccgcattttataaatacaccaacCTCAGGATTTCAGTGAGAATTTTTCATGCAAACTATTTTTCTCTCTAGAATCTCGTCTCCTTTatcttctctctagatttctagtTTCATTCTTCATCGGTTCAACGATCGGAAACCACCACACtactcttggaaagattctcttcaagtctgctggag
The sequence above is a segment of the Malania oleifera isolate guangnan ecotype guangnan chromosome 8, ASM2987363v1, whole genome shotgun sequence genome. Coding sequences within it:
- the LOC131161458 gene encoding uncharacterized protein LOC131161458; this translates as MEAILVPSSPDQSISPNYKQIRNPKRNARPLISRPFENAHGGGLLHAPPHSLSFSLPLPINNPLNRHRNHQQKPPLLPLPISQSLPSRSPPTNRKINKSLTPAKKSKPSISPKKSDSRDLKRSSTKGASDIGSLNRLGPDPSDLPENMSRIFSSSSSLETFSGSVFPLISPPPSSLPLPKFSVRPKLSCNAEASGGVDAGATDNLRRLLRLR